The genomic region atgaattaatgtgatttttatataaaaagatCTGAAATTTATACtgaaatttatttttgtacaaaatTTGGTACAAAGTTATAGTAAGAGTgcttttttctttacatgtttGCTTTTACTATTAACAgccaaaatacagaaaaattaacaaaaaaaatccatgttTATGCTGACATATAtaaagacatacagacattaATAAAACAAGGGGAGAAATTCAACAGCCTAGAAAATCTCTATTAGAATGATCTGACTAAGGTACCAGGATGGCACATCTGGAATAAAGAAAATTAGTTAAAAGGTGTGATGTGAGTTTAAAAACCTTCTTtagtaataatttatttcattataatgcacttaaaatataaataatataaataatgttttcttcatttgtggAAAGGTAAAATCCAACCTGGTTCACCAGCATGTGTCTGGCTGTGACTCTTGCATAGTTCTGGTctcaatattttaaatgtacttaagAAATAAATTTCAGTCTCAAATCTGTTCTTCCTGTGCTCATATTTCTTAATAAATTAATTGTCATAAGCCAAGTACCTACCACCTTCTGATTCTGGCAGGGGTTTCATTGGGGCTGGCCAATTCAATTTTTGGGGAGTTTTTCattgatattaatattaatataatattttattaattatttcgCAAATATAATCAAAACTTGTGTTGTAGTTCTGAGTTCAGCTGTGGCGTTATGGTTTGGAGTCAAGTAGAACTACAGGATTTTATGTAACAGTTAAACCATCTCTGGCTGGAGAGCGTCACGGTGACCTCACAGCTCAGAGTCCAAGGTTCAACTCCTGGCTGTGGTCTACATCCAGTCaaggtccttaggcaagataTCCTTATGCTTATTCTGTCTTTGCCTCCCAAGTCGCTTTGGATCAAAGTGTCTGCAAAATGACTGAATGCAAATCTCCTCTTGGCAATTGGTTTtagctgtaaatgtaaaacagatttCACAGGTttattgcttgtttgtttgtaatctagccacaggggttgcaatGTTAtaataaggaacgagtacatcagagggacggctcacgttgcctgtgttagcgacaaagtcagagaggccagactgagatggtttggacatgttcagaggagggatagtgaatatattggtagaaagatgttggagatggagctgccaggcaggagggcaagaggacgaccaaagaggagatatatggatgtcttaacagaggacaggaGGTTGactggtgttagggtagaagatgttcatgatagagtgaggtggaaaaggatgattcgctgtggcgacccctgatgggaaaagctgaaagagaagaagattgcttgtttgtttgtaagtttTGTCTTCAGTTTGTTATAGTATTATGatggtgtgagtgtgaatgttcatgtgtgtttctttttatttatttgagtcTTGGAAGTGGgaaatgttgttattattattattatttattattattattagtaaattattattattgtggtaTGTGTTTGTTCCATTCTATACAAagcaatacaaatacaatacaatactatactacaaaataaaaagaagtgacACAGAATCTGCACATTACTCCTCCCACCACGGAACAGTGTGTGGGTTGAAAAGCTCTCAAGGGAAAAAAATCCCAGAGGGAGTGGACACAGTGAAATTGGGAGGACTTTGTCTTCCCCTCAGCACTACCAATATTTGTCTACCTCAGAGGTCAAGTTTCACATTGATCAACAAGGTAAGACAGACACTTTTGGAGATGTTATGTTTCATTAGATTGATCAAATGCAGTAATTTAAATGGTCTTTGTACCGTGTCTGTTATGGAAAGGTTGAAGCCTTTATCTTGATCCTCTGCTGTCGTGAGTTTAGTATGTCAAAACACTGCCAGAATAATGAATTACACCAATTAGACTAAGTAGAAATAAGCATGTTTATTTCTTAATCCGTGTATTTGGTCCATGTTTCAAGGTAAAGTTAGCGATTGAGCAAGAAGCCAAGTCACGTGACTGTGCAGCTGGACTTTGGCCAGTTTAAAGTTAATGATAAAGAATCCCCGGTGTGTCTGGCTGACAGAGACGAAGAAGACAAAAAGCCCTAAACTATTCAGTGGCCTACGATgtatatttgttaaatattttgagGTGATTACCGATTCCTCTCTGATTCAACATGTAGgtgattcatttctttttcatagTCAATTAACACTAATCTTCCTACTTCATTCTGGAGGTCATGGCTGCCCCCAGCGCGCTGTTGTCAGAGTTGCAGTTTCAATGTTACATCTGTCAGGATGTTTTCTCTGAGCCCGTCTCCATCCCCTGCGGACACAGCTTCTGCTTCACCTGCATCACATCACACTGGGACGACAGTGCTGCCATCAGCTGTCCCAAATGTCAGACCACCTTCGAGGGCCGTCCAGAGCTTTGTGAAAATTCTTTTGCCAAGGAAATGTCAGAACAGATTCGAGCGAAAAGGCAAAACAGCATCATTTCAATGGCAGGAGGAAAGTCCATATGTTGTGATGTGTGCACTAGTAAGCAAACCAAGGCCCTGAAATCCTGCCTCATGTGTCTGACCTCATACTGTGACAGTCACCTGGAGCCTCACCTGAGAGTTGCTACCTTGAAGACTCACAAACTGATTGAACCTGTTGCCATGCTTGAGAACAGAATGTGTAAAAGGCACCAAAGGCTCCTGGAGCTGTTTTGCAGGAGCGACCAgaggtgcgtgtgtgtgctgtgcacaGAGACCGACCACCGCTGTCACAATATTGTTCCAGTGGAGCGAGAGTGTCAGGAGAAGAAGGCGAGGTTCCTCATTATATCTTCATTATATTCATTTTACTTTGGCAGCAAGTGGACTTTGATTGTGGTTTTGGTTTGATTTCCTGTTCTGATGTTCAGGCTCAGATGAAGATGATTGAGGATGATGTTCAGCAGATGATCCAGGACAGACTGATGAAAGTGGAGGAGATCAAACAGTCTGTAGAGATCAGTAAAGTGAGTTGATATAAGATCAAATAATGACCGTACTTAAGTAATTTTAGCTGAAGTTAAACTCTGTATTACTCTGTATTACCATCAAAGAGGCTGAACACATGCAACCAAATATAAACTCCATATGGTCTTACGTTTACTTGTTCTAAGTTGTACTACTGCCTGTACAAAGACGTTagtcattcatttgttttttcttattaatgTATCCAGGAAAACTCACAGAGAGACATTGAGGAAAGCATGAAGATCTTCACTGTTCTGTTTCATTCCATGGAGCGAACTCAGGCTGAGCTGGTGGAGGTGATCCAGAGGAAgcaggctgcagcagaggagagggcAGAGAGGCTGATcgcagagctgcagcaggaaatcACAGggctggagaggaagagaagtgaGCTGGAGCAGCTTTCTTATACTGAGGACTACCTCCATCTTCTGCAGGTCAGTATTTAACTAGACATTATTCTCTTACTTTTCAGGAATCAGGGAGAAAAAAATCTATAGTTTTCACAAATTGATGTCAGAGAGCATAAAGAAAGTAGAAAGATTTAAGTAAAGTCAGGTAGTTAGGAAAAAGGTCTTGATTTCATTCCTCCTCATTTAATTTTATCTCTTCCTTCTCGACTCATCTTGTCCAgtctcatttctgttttaaagccTTTTCTTTGTTATGTCACTTTGCTTCCTCAGAGGTTTCCAGCTCTGAGTTCTCCTCCACCTGCCAAAGCCTGCTCTGACATCACCGTGCATTCAGACACAAGTTTGGGCATCGTGAGGAGGGCGGTGGCCAAACTTGAACAGCAGCTTCGTCTGGCTTTAAAGAAGCTTTCAGCTCAAGGTAAACTTTTGAGAAGATGCCCTATTCCttcacagtttcagtttaaactgaatatttgtcaaattttttattatttaatcttaTCATTTACAGAGCATGAGAAGATCCATCCATATGCAGGTACAGTTATACTTAAATggttaaaaaatgtataatgaaaatcttaaaagaaaaattgAAATTAAGTTAAGGTTCTATATAAACTGTGTCTGTCCACAAGTTGATGTTTGCCTGGACCCCAGAACAGCCAACCCTTGGCTGGTTTTATCAGAGGACGGGAAACAGGTCTGGGATGGAGATGTAGAACATAACCTGGTGGATACACCAGAGCGTTTTGACACGGCACCATGTGTCTTTGCCACCAGGGTAAATAAATATGTGGTTCATCTGATTTCATGCCTGgagtagtgttatttctttCTGTCCATGAAATTAAGAGTCAGAGTCACCTGAAGCTCTTTTGCAATGCAGGGTTTCACCACAGGGAGGCACTACTGGGAGGTGGACGTAGGAGACAAGACAGCGTGGGACTTGGGTGTAGCTCAACAGTCAGTCAAGCGGAAAGGCGTGGTGACACTGTGCCCAGAGGAAGGCTACTGGGCTGTTTGTTTGAGGAAGGGAAACGAATACCGAGCATGTGCGGGACAcgcagagctgctgtgtctctctcaAAGGCCACAGGTTGTTGGGATTTTTTTGGATTATGAGGACGGGACAGTGTCTTTTTATGATACTGAGGCCAAGTCCCTCATCTATTCCTTTACCCAGTTTCAATTCACTGAGGCCATGTTTCCCTTTTTTAACCCAGAAATGAGTGACAGCGGCAGCAACAAATCACCCCTCATCATTTGCCCTGTCAGTGAAGTCAGAGCAGGCGAGGATTTGGACAGTATTACAATATGACGTCATGTGTAAGCATGGTGCTTTATTTACACCATTGAAACTGTGGTGTGAGAACATAAATCTTAAAGCACAACTTTTTGTTGACCAAACACAACTTGAGACTTAAGTAGCAAGAAATAATCAGATTTATTCTGCCAACTTTTAATCCAGatgtacagtgtttatttaaaatgtaattttatacGTGGACCGTACATATATATCTGATCTCTGTTAATAAACTTTAAACCACTGTATCCATCCAAACTTGCTtgctttcctctcctccttttgcTGTCCATGTCCCTTTAAAAAATACCAGACTCTGCTCCTTTTGGTAATAACTCAATCACTACAGGTACAAAACTGACTGCAGACCATGTCTTAGATTGTATAGCCTCATGGCTGCTAATCAGATTAGCAAAGAGATAGGATTAGCCTCAAGGCAGATGGAGCACAGAGGATTGGAGGTTGACATtacacagcacatgcacactttaaaataaaagatatgtTGTGGAACTTTACTTATGTATGCAAACTTTTAGTCACTGCATCTAATCATTTAACAGTGGTAttagttttttaataatttaaaccaGGGAGCACAGCTTAAAAAGACTGAGCTGAAAGGGGCTCCAAAAGAGGAGTGGATGAGGAGGGATTAAATCCAGTATCATCCAAGCACAGGGCagagacactcacacacagtcagcccACGGATTACAGTGGACACCGGCTAAAGCAGGAACACAACACCGAACTGCTTTAGATGCCCAGCAAGCAAAGGTAAGTAAAATATGTccaatttaatatttaacttcCACTGGCTCAGGTTTGACCAGATTATAAAAAGTGTGTACAGAACGTTCAGCTTGTGAGTTTATGCTGTCTTGACATGAGGgcttaaaggtttatttttgcCTGTCTTTGTAGGAAAAGTATTATATTTTAGGCTCTGTAACTATACAATGCAATGCGTGAAGAAGCTTTCATACAATATTTTGTCCACATTGCAGTTGTACCTCATCTTGAATAAAGGCCAGTGAACCTCAATGTGACAGGATTACTGAGTGTGAAATCTGAAACACCAGAGGTTCCTGAGTTTTCATTTATGGACTGAGTCGGAGTGGAGAGGTGGGATGTCACCAGTGGTGGACGAGACAGCCGGGGATCTCCCAGTCAGAGATGTTGGACTGTTTAGAGGCGGACTAATGGCAACGGTCCCAGGTTTGTGTGTATGGACATGTGCAAAGATCTGtattatgtgtttgtgaatattatttattaagttaTAACAGACAACTATTAGCCGTTAGCTgttcaaaatcacatttttattgtatGCATTTTAAATGTCCATAATTTGATGGTGTAgcagtttattttgtttcagtagcaagaaaaattatgtgaacttTTTagaatggttttctgcatgaatttctcataaaatgtgatctgagcttcatctaagtctaagagtattaacaaatataatgtgcctaaagtaataacacacaaaaaattcagatctttcatgtctttattgagcaacaaccataaaacctcatagtgtgtgtggaaaaactatgtgaacccttggaattaatcACTGGTTGACACAGACTgtctgacttggccacttcaAAAGgcaaattttatttttctgaagctATTCTCTTGAATGTcttgggtcattgtcctgttgcatcatccaacttctacagagtttcagctgacgtacagacattctcacattatcctgaagatttTTTGATACAcctgggaattcatcttccccccagtCAGTAACCTCTaaccctgatgcagcaaagcagggcCAAATCAATACTTTACtgttaaaatgatgttttcatgatggttgctgtgacctttttatgccagatgtagagCTGTGTATTGTTTCCAAAttgttcaatatagtttcatccacaaaacattttaccaatactgctgtggagtgttaatgtgcactttgacaaacttcaggtgtgcagcaacgttctttttagtaagtaacaacttccttcatggtgtcctgtcatagacaccctgcttgttaaatgttttacctactgtagactcatgaacagatgttagccagttccaatgatgccttcaaatcgCTGACTGTCTCCCTGGGTTGtatctttacctcattaataagtgtttcttgtgctcttggggtcattttgactgaccgcccacttcttggtagagtagccacagtcctaaagtgtctccatttgtagacagtttGCCAAACTGTAGATTAAGTGGTAACTGGTGgatttttaaagtcttttacATGACTTTGTAAaagttgttttcaataaatttATCAAAGATGAGAATTTtgcttttactttactttacaattactttaggcacattttatttgttaatactcttgacttagatgaagctcatatcacattttatgacaagttaatgcagaaaaccataaaattacaaaaggttcacatactttttcgtGCCACTGTATGTATTAATATGCTCTGTAATGATTAGAGTATTGAGTATTGTATATTATTAATCTGTCACATAATGTATATTTGGAGTTTTTGACAATTAATGGTCTCATCCTATGTGTTATGCTATGTGATCTGTTCACATTTGTGAGTCTGTAAATGCACCATCTTTAAATATaaccttcctgttgttttcctcAGACACTCTACGTGATGTGAAGCCATGGAAGAGGCATCATGTCATAAAGTCCAAAGGTAACTCTACTTTACAAAACACGACCAGAAAGTagttcaaaacaaaaatgaactgTCTAAGAaagtctctgtttctctgtctctcttcagcAGATCCTCAGCACTTGTTTCGGTTTCCCAGGGAGCACCTTGAGGACCTGTGTCTTCGACTACAGGAGGAGAACAGTacactaaaacaacacacacgtacacaggAGCAGAGGCTGCGCAGGTATccgacacacacagaaacaatacTGACACATACCTAATGTGACCATACCAATTTGGGCATGattgaatacacacacaaacgatTCATGTTGAAGCCATGTATGGCTGATTTAACCTCCTGTGGTTTGCATCAGGATGTCTACCAGGCTGCTGCGTCTTCGACAGGCCCCTCCTGGGTCAGGTGGGGTGAAGGAGAGGGACATGGAGGACACCATCCAGGAGCTGGAAGCCCGTGTGGCTACGTTGGAGAGCCAGAAAGGGGTGCTACAGAACAAACTCAGCCTGGCCAAGCAGCACATTATGGACCTGGGGGGGCGCATGCCATTCAAGTACAGCAAAGGTGTGTGCTGCAAAAAATGCCCAAAAAAACTCACATAACACATGACTGCACTTTTGACTTCTCTGCGATCTGCCTCCTTGTTTTCTTGACAGGTAAAACTATGGAAGTGGAGGCTGGAGTCAGGAGAGCAGCTCAGACAGCTCCGCCTCGCTATGGCCCCACTTTGGAAGACACCagggcagagatggagaggtTGTAAGTGTCTAGTCCGTACTGTgagccaaaacaaaaacacaagtttctgtattttattgaaatttCTCAATATGATATTTGCAATCTTCATTCTTCAAGTACATCCTTGACTTTTCTATCCCTCCTACAAACCTCTGATCAtctcattattttcatttcttcccACTACTCATGCAACATCTGTTTCCTAAACTTCCTCAATACCTACACTTTGACCTCCCTGCTTCTCCTATCCAGCAGGTCCAGTGTGCCGGAGCAGGTGAGGGTGGCAGAGCTGGAGCTTACAGCCCAGGCGctcagagacacactgagagagagagagaaagcgatAGAGGGAACCGTGAGAGAAATGAGAAAGCAACAGGCCGACAGACACAGGTAGATTCAGAAGAGATGTTACAAATAGTATCACTCACAGTGACATTTCCACTGTGACAAACACTGTAGTTTACTCAAGTAGAATTTTAAACATTCCCTTAAACACTATTGAAAACATCTACATCTAAATATagctgtgttattttaaaatgtcatcttgtatttctattattatagAATAACTATTAGAGAGAATGTAGATATGATCCGTCTACAAAAACAGCTTTCAGAAAAGAGCACAGCCCTGAGAGTCACCCAGGAGAAGTTCAATGACCTGCAAGAAGTAAGATGGCCGTTAGCCctttattgttaaaatatttgatttatgaatttgttattattttctgctcaataaatacaaaaaaagaaaacgcatTTCCTTAGTTTGTTGTTACATTAGttctatttttactttctttctttccaggCATACGAAAATCAATTAGAAGAGGTAAAAGCCTTGGcacaaacaaaatctatttatattttactgcaAAACCGCAGTCAGATTGATACTGAGTACACAAATGTTTCCAACTCAGAGTCAGAGGTCACTGAAGGAAAGCCAGGGAGCTCTGCTTGAGAAAGTGGAGGAGCTGAGTGAACAGCTGaagcaggagagacagagagcgctGGCACTGGAAGGGCAACTTACcaccaacaacctgtctctACAGACCTTGGAGAAAGTATAACAATGTTGAAATCCAAACTGAAAGACAAGATAACAGATAAGAGGTAGAAGTTCCATGTGACTATAGAGCTAATTACAAAAAaagcttctttctctttcagctaCAGGAGAGGATATCAGacctggagggagagagggatcTGATCAAGGAAAATTATGACACTCTTTTAGAAAGGTAGGAGTTTTTTTAATCCTTGCAAAAAATCCCTGAGATGCAAATATTGTAATTCTATACTTGACATTTGACAGTGACATATGAACTGACATGTTGTGTTTCTCCTTGTATGTTTAAATTCACCTGTTATGTTGCATAGTACATTATCTGTCCAAAGCAGCCATGATGgccaaatggaaaaaaagacagaagtagaacaggagagagaggaggtagCAGGAAATGCCTGCAGGATCGATATCCAGAGACTGGAGGAAACGTTGCAAGtcgagagggaggagagaggcaggctggaggtggagaaggagaaactGAGACAAGAGAAGGAGATGCTGCAGGAGCAGAGGGAGCGAGAAAGAGGTAGGAGACTCAGTTCAACCACTGGAGACGTCTTGCACTCTTCAACGCATTAAAAGATTTCCAGGCGTGTCTTATGtcttgtgcttttttatttagagttttCAGTGATGATGAGAGACAAGCGAGAGCATCTTGAACAGGAGCTTCTCCAGTACAGACAGCAGGTGTCTGCTCTGCAGGACAGACTGGACTCTGTCACCAAGGTCACACATGACAACCTGAATAATTTACTCCTGAACTGCTGTTTCACACAACaatattttgtgtgttattttgcaTGTACCCTGACACATCTCCTGATAGAATTAACATCTTCTTTCTTCTAGGAGTTTGACATGAGTGTGGAGGAGCTCAGTGAAACTCTTTTGCAGATCAAGGTCTGCACTCTCTTGTTCCTCTGTTAGTATTGTCTTAAATAAACAGACTAAACTCATTTCTCTCCAAACCTCATGTCATGTTCTCCCTCCACCTACAGGTGTTTAGGATGCAGCAGGAGAGCAGGGAGGGTCTGCGCTTTCTCTCAGCTGAAGGGAAGGTGGAGGATTCACCCCATGAGCTGATGAACATCCAGGCATTGCATGCTGAGACTGTACTGGAGTTACAGAAAACCAGAAACCTTCTACTGCTGGAGCACAGAATCAGTAAAGACCTGAAGGTATGCACACAAGAACATAACTTCATGATAAAtatattaaagttaaagtaataATTACAATGAGTCCCTCATTTAACCCCAAGGAAGAGTTGAACATAGTCAGCCAGAAGATGGAGAGTGAACGAGAGGAGAGCAAGAGAAGGACggcagagaaagacaaacttTTAGCAAAAAGAGCACTGCAGATCAACACTTTACAAGGTAAGGACAACAGTGGGTGCAGAGGCAGGACAACCCAGTGtcttaaaaataaagttcaggTTGAATTGTTGTAACAAcctgtttttgtcattgttctcCGACTGATTGACATGTAGGGAATACAGTTTGTACTGTGTATTTGGTTTGATTGGAAGTAGTTACAAGCAGCACACAAGTGAAAATACTCAACCTCTAGATTCTTaactctgtttattttcctgctcTACAGCTCAGCTGAAAGAGTTGGCATACAGCCCCAGGAACTTTAAACGTACTATACCAGTACAGTACACCTGGCCGGCTGGGGATCAAGAGGTGGTACAGCCCATTGAGGACGACATATCTTTTTCTCAGCTGAGGGCTGGAGAGTCAATGTTGGAGATTCACCTTAAGGTCAATACTCAGTTGCTGAGCTTCATCCTGAAAAACTCAAAGCAAATCTCACAGACAgcttactgtaaatatgtgctGTTTGTCCTCCAGGCTGCCACATTTACTCCAGCAGGACTCCGGACTATGGGCAGCATCCATCCAGGAGTGGACATGTGTGATGACATTGTGACCTTCTGCACCTACAGCTTCCTGGACTTTGAAGTACACTCTACTCCTCTGGTGTCAGGCAGCCAGCCCAACTATGGCTTCACATCACGTTACGCTCTAACAGCCCACGATCTGTGCAGGCTGGGAGgtcaggggtcaaaggtcagagtgGAGTTCCACCAGGCGTTAGGAGGGGTCAGGTTTGTGACCCATGGAAACGGGCAGATTCCTCTCATTGGTGccatggagaggagaggggagcgTATTGGTGGATGTGTCAGTATCACAGGTACAGAATTTGATGTTTCCCCTGCACACAATGTAGAAGTACTTTTCCCTACTGGATTGAAAAACTCAGGCATCAGCTGTCTCGCAaatggtgtgtctgtgtctcttcaAGGACCTGAAGGTGAAATAGTCGGTGTTGTGGATTTCTGGGTGCGCCTGTTCCCTCCTGCTGAACCCATACACACTGTGATAGAAAGACCAGCTGACAGGagaacagtgacacagaggCGTCATATGCAGACCTTTTATGACTGGCAAGACAGTCATGAGGTACAGTAAGACACCGCCATCACTGCCACTGGTTCAGTGTTGGTTAAATATTATTGAAATAGTGGGTCCACAATGGAAACATTTAGCCTTGTATTGTGTTTATGATCTATAATCAGAATGTTAATATAATTAGAGGAAAGTAATTGattatgcttttttattttgaccttACCTTGTCCTGCCTCTACTGTAGACACATACAGGATGTGTGCTTATTAAATTACTTAACTGCCGCAGGAGTTACATGACTATGGTGGAGGGATCCCAAACGAGTTGGTGGTTACATTGGAGCGCTGTGTGGGCCTTAGTGCTCGCTGGCCTGGACTTCTTCCTGATGCCTACCTGACGTACAGGTTCTATGATCTGCCACCTCACGTCTCTCAGACAGTACAGTGCACTGCTGACCCAGTGTTCAGTGATACCACCAGCTACCCACTGGCAGTGACAACAGATGTGTTGCACTACTTGAGGTATGGCTGGAAATATGTGCAGCATCTTAAATTCATGAATAGTATCAGAAAGTGGTTCATAAGAAGTTTTtgcttattttaatttattttaataccaCATAATCCCTGCTTTATCAAACTATTTCAAAAAGATTCAATTGCTCTTCTATCCAGGTCTAGCAGTCTTTGGATATATGTGTTTGATGACAGTGATGACGAGATGCCACCACCATACCTGGCTAAGACCCCCATTCCACTGCGAGCCTTGGCTACAGGCAGAGAGATCAGAGGTGACCAAGAAAAATAGTGAATACTTACCAGTGAATGATTACAGCATTAACCTCCATCCcacttattttaattaattagaagTCAAATGAAAAGTGTCTGCTCTTAAATTACCTATTCCCCCCATGCCccgttttctctctgtcctgctaGGTGACTATGTTCTGAGGGATCCAGCTGGTGCGCCTCGGGGCATGGTCAGGATTATGATAAAATGGAAGTACCCCTTCCAGGCACCAGCGGATACCCTGCTGGGCAAACAGAGGAAGGAAGCAGACATGAAGGGCAACGCAATGGAAAACAGTGAGCAGgagaaaaggcagaaagagGAGATTGAGGTGTCACAGAGGCCCGTAGCCAAGCCCAGAGTAAGTGCAACTGTAATCCTCTctaaaataattgtatttctGAGAAGTCAGATGTTAAACATGTTCTCTGTAAGTgctaaaattgtatttttgctttttatttcctcctgTTTGCTTGCTTAATGCCTgctttgttttgggtttttttttttttttgctttcatccCAGACTCAACTATTTGAGCCAAGAGAAACCAAAGTGTTGCAGAAAGAGACTCAGGCTTGGGTAAAGTTTATACAgctgaaactgtgtgttttcttgatATTTCCTGTATCAAAGCGAGTTTCTCAACCAggaattattttctgtttacagCCTCGGCCTCCACCTGTCAAGCAGAAGGGCTCACAGAACGTTTGGCAGGATCAAACCATCTTTGCGAAACCACAAGCCAATCGTCAGTCCAGAACAAGGAAGCGATCCACCAAGAGGTCACCTGACATTTTTCAAATGACACCCCATCTGACACCTGAGCCACGACTGACCACACCCTCTCATTTACCAATTAGCAAGTGagttgctttaaataaaatatattttgtcatGCTCAATGTCcttaaagcacaaa from Anabas testudineus chromosome 18, fAnaTes1.2, whole genome shotgun sequence harbors:
- the rpgrip1 gene encoding protein fantom → MSPVVDETAGDLPVRDVGLFRGGLMATVPDTLRDVKPWKRHHVIKSKADPQHLFRFPREHLEDLCLRLQEENSTLKQHTRTQEQRLRRMSTRLLRLRQAPPGSGGVKERDMEDTIQELEARVATLESQKGVLQNKLSLAKQHIMDLGGRMPFKYSKGKTMEVEAGVRRAAQTAPPRYGPTLEDTRAEMERFRSSVPEQVRVAELELTAQALRDTLREREKAIEGTVREMRKQQADRHRITIRENVDMIRLQKQLSEKSTALRVTQEKFNDLQEAYENQLEESQRSLKESQGALLEKVEELSEQLKQERQRALALEGQLTTNNLSLQTLEKLQERISDLEGERDLIKENYDTLLESTLSVQSSHDGQMEKKTEVEQEREEVAGNACRIDIQRLEETLQVEREERGRLEVEKEKLRQEKEMLQEQREREREFSVMMRDKREHLEQELLQYRQQVSALQDRLDSVTKEFDMSVEELSETLLQIKVFRMQQESREGLRFLSAEGKVEDSPHELMNIQALHAETVLELQKTRNLLLLEHRISKDLKEELNIVSQKMESEREESKRRTAEKDKLLAKRALQINTLQAQLKELAYSPRNFKRTIPVQYTWPAGDQEVVQPIEDDISFSQLRAGESMLEIHLKAATFTPAGLRTMGSIHPGVDMCDDIVTFCTYSFLDFEVHSTPLVSGSQPNYGFTSRYALTAHDLCRLGGQGSKVRVEFHQALGGVRFVTHGNGQIPLIGAMERRGERIGGCVSITGPEGEIVGVVDFWVRLFPPAEPIHTVIERPADRRTVTQRRHMQTFYDWQDSHEELHDYGGGIPNELVVTLERCVGLSARWPGLLPDAYLTYRFYDLPPHVSQTVQCTADPVFSDTTSYPLAVTTDVLHYLRSSSLWIYVFDDSDDEMPPPYLAKTPIPLRALATGREIRGDYVLRDPAGAPRGMVRIMIKWKYPFQAPADTLLGKQRKEADMKGNAMENSEQEKRQKEEIEVSQRPVAKPRTQLFEPRETKVLQKETQAWPRPPPVKQKGSQNVWQDQTIFAKPQANRQSRTRKRSTKRSPDIFQMTPHLTPEPRLTTPSHLPISKFSEGTSSRLSPATMSRRSSASNVGTSELPSIDQVSMDEEEEEEEKSESAAAEDSEAPESSESTSSQSDIIVVSPKRKMRKGDKVRVEILSLTFEPSSHVALDESVQRVYVEYRLLGVPMETTETPMSLRKPTEGEEIHYNFTRVIYVDGSQSAPLRQYLYTMLEGTDPNHGRLKFTVVSEPMDDDEECVDVGHAFLDLKELLLTGNDVIEQQIDILSVDEDKEVIGNLKLSLEAAKALTGIYKEFHQKEETKKEDETEEEEEKEEEQEEEKKKDQIQVIDYDDSDFY